In Rhodopirellula sp. P2, the DNA window AATTGACATTCAAGACGAAGAACACAGCCGGGCGCCGTGGGTTGACCAAGAACTTGATGGGGCGGGAACTGTTTGGCGAGGGGCTGACGTTCACGCGGTTGTCGGAAATGCACGCGGCGGGAGCGTCATTGAAGACCACAAAGCTGACGGAGTCGTACTCCTTTGCCGATTTTCAAGAGACGTATGGTGAAGTGACCACCGTGCTGTGTGCGATCACGGCGGAAGGCGGCTTGAATATCAATACCGTCGATGCGCCGCTTGTTCCGGTGGCGGGGCAAACGATCTTGGCGTTGGTGAGCAGCACCCCGGTCCCTGAAAAGCACGCGGTCAAGGCCTCCAAAAAGCGGACGGAGGCGAGACAGGAAGGGAACGACGAAGCGAATGCGGACACCGGTCGTGAGCCTGCCGACGAAGCAGCCAATGAGGAGCCAGCCTCGTGATCGACCCGTTTGTCCTGACCGTCTCCTTCTTGCCTTTGATCGGGTACCTGTTGCTCTTGTCGCTGATTCGCGTGAGCGGACGGGTGTTGGTGACGACGGGCGGACGAGACATGGCGGCGGTCTTATTTGCTGTCGCAGGCATGATTGCGATCGGCCCGATGCAGTTGTTCTTTCCCGGGGCGTCGGCGATTTTCCTGGGGCCGTACGTGTGGTTGCCGTTGTTGTTGCTGTACGTGTTGGTATGTGGACTGATTGTCCTGACTCGAGAACCTCGATTGGTCGTGTACGGACGAACGGCAGAGGAACTGTATCCCGCCTTGATGCGAGCCGCCCGAGCGATCGATTCTGCGGCGACGGGAGACGAACGGAAGGCCCAGGTTCATTTGCCACAGTTTGGTGCGCACCTGAGAATTGAAGGCCACCAAGGGTTGGACTGCGTCAGCGTGTTGGCATTTGAACCGATGTTGCCGCTGTCGTTTTGGAATCATTTGCTGGGACAGTTGCGAGTTCAGGTTCGCGGAATCGCAGCGCCATCGCCGAGGCGTGGCTGGGGCGCTTTGTTTGTGGCGATCGCAATGCTGGTGTTGCTGGTTCGAAGCGTGATGGGACGTGGCGACCAATTTGTCGAAGGCTTCCGCGATTGGCTGATTCGTTGATTCGACCAGTGGTTTTCTCGCGACCACACAGGGGGCGGAAATCGGCTGGGACAGTTTGGCGTGAATCGCACAAATTGGCAGAATTGGATCAGATCTGGCAAGTAATTGGCCGATCAACCTTGCTGCATCGGCGACGACGCCTAAAATGCAAGCAGCAGATCTTTTGAGGTCTGTTAGGTGCAGTCACATAACACCGGCAGAGGGTTCATTTTTCGGGCACGCCTGGATCAACAAAGACTTGTGCAGTAGCACGTCGAGATTCACGCGTTTCTCCCAGCGGCTTCACTCTTGCCGCCGAGTGGCTGTTACTGAATTGGACCGGCAGGTCGGATCGATGGATCCAGCCTGTCGGTTTTTTTATGCGCCGACGGAAACTCGCGAGGTTTGCGAGTCCGTTGAGGATCGATCCACGGCGTTGCGGTGCCGTTGACGACGTCGGAGGGGCGGCGAATGATCCCTGCGAGCGTTTTGATGCCGCAAAAATGCGTGTCTGGCAAGCTTGCCCCTCTCGTTCGGCTGACATCGGATTAGACTGAGGCGGGCGGATCCTGGGGTCGGAATCCGTTTTTACTGGACAGCGGCGGTGCCGAGTCCGGTTCACGTCGCTCCACTCATTGCCATCGTTTCCGTCTCTTGCTGCCTTTCGCAACATGAATGAACGCTCCTTTGCCGAAGCCGATCATTTTCGCCCCTTGCGTCTGAATGACCTCTGGCGGGCGGTTGCTCGCCACCGATTCTCGGCAGTGCTGTGGACGATCGTGTTGCTACCGGTGCTGGCCTTCGGTGTCTTCTTGATCCCGGCTCAGTTTGATTCGTACGGGCAATTGTTGATTCGTTTGGGGCGGGGGGCCGTCTCGATGGATCCCACGGCGACGCTTTCGCCAACCGTTTCGCTGCAAGACAGCCGGGCCTCCCAGGTCAACAGCGTCCGCGAGATGTTGCAGTCACGAGCGATCGCTCAAAAAGTGGTCCGAGAGGTTGGCGTGGAGAGGATCTTGGAACCGCGCAGCGTGCTCTCCAAAACGATGCAGAAGATCAGTTCGATATTGCCAGGCGGGACCCCGAAACCCATGGGCGATCTGTCGGCGGAAGAAGTGGAAGCTCAGCTCGCCGAAGAGATGGCGATCAATGCGTTTCAAGAATCGATGAATTTGTTCATGGCAAAGGATGCCTACACAATCGATTTGGAGGTTCGGACGGAGGACCCCTTCTTGTCGCGCGATTTGCTCAACGCGTTGGTTCAGATTTATCGCCAGCACCATGCGATGGCCCACAGTTCACTCGGGGCGTCTGAGTTCTTCGAAGAGCAATCCGAGTTGTCGTACAAACGAGCGGTGGAAGCAAAAGAGAAGCTTCGAGTCGCCAAAACCGAACGCGGCATCATCGACATCGGCTCGGCTCAGTCGGCGTTGCGTTCACTGATCAGCCAGGTCGAAAGCAATTTGGTGGACGTGGAGTATGAACTGGCGTCCGCGGTTTCGGAGCGAGCTCGATTGATCGAACAGGTCGGTGATCAACCGGAAACGTTGCAAACGCAAACGATTCGAGGGATTCCCAAAGCGACTGGCGACTCGATGCGTCAGGCGTTGTACGAATTGGAAGTCCGTTACAAGGAACAGTCTCTGAAACTGAGTGACGATCACCCCAAGTTGAAGGTGTTGCGAGAACAATTGGCAGCGGCAACCGAGATCTCGCGATCCGAGCAAGGCGAGCGACCTCAGACCACCGAGTCGACCAATCCGGTTCGGCAAGCGTTGGTGATGTCGCTTCAGCAAACCGAGACTCGGCTGTCGGGTTTGGAATCCAAGCATGAGAACCTGAAGTCGCAAGCGGAATCGCTGAAGGACGAACTGACGCAATTGAACCGTGACGAGGTGCAATTGGCGGAGCTCAGCTGGGAAACGGATTTGGCGGAAGCCGAGTACATGCGGACAGCTGAGAATCGCGACAACGCGCGGTTGATCGATCGTCTGTCATCGGGTGCCGTCAGTGAAATCGCGGTCGTCCAAGAACCCTCGTTGGGACTGAAGAAGGTCAAACCGAAGCGGTCGATCCTGCTGGTGTTGGCGGCAATGCTGGCGGTCGGATTTGGGATAGTCCAAGCCTTGATTCGCGGATTGTTGGCGACGCCTCATGCGGCGGAAATGGACTCCAATCGCCAACCTCCCACGCGTCGCCGAAGCGATGCCGGGCACGGGCGTTACCGCGGAACGGACAGCGTTCGCGGGTTCAACAAACCGCCAGAATCGGAACCTGTGGCCGAAACAGAAGAAAATGGCGGGTTGACGACCGTTCCTCGCTAAACGAATGTTTCCTCTGAATCGCGAAATCTTCACTCGTTTACCTTCATCTCCTCGCTGACCCACGGCGCCCATCATCGCCATGCGAATCCTTGCCGTTCACAGCTATTACCGCCTTCGTGGCGGTGAGGATGTCGTATTCGATGCTGAAACACAATTGTTGGAATCGTTTGGGCACGAGGTCACGCGGTTCACGCGGATGAATGATTCGATGTCGGGTGCCGGAGCGATCACGAACGCTCGGATGACGGTTTGGAATTCGGGCCTCGCGCGGGAAATCCAAGCGGCGGTGAAGCAGAACCAGATCGACGTGGTTCATTTCCACAACACCTTCCCAGCGATCTCGCCGGCTGCGATCAAGGCGGCTCATGAGGCGGGAGCCGCGACCGTATTGACGCTGCACAATTCGCGAATACTGTGCCCCAAAGCGGTCTGTTTTCGCGACGGTCAACCTTGCACCGATTGTGTGGCCGCTCGTTTTGCGACCCCTGCGATTCGTCACGCTTGTTTCCACGACAGCCGATTGGCGTCGGGCGTTGTCGCGGTGACGAATTGGTTGCACCGAACCAGCAAGACGTACCAGCGTTATCTCAATGTCGCGATCGCTCCGACCCAGTTCGTCAAAACTCGTTACGAGGAATCGGGGCATCCGATGCCTCCGATCGCTGTCAAACCTCACTTCGTTGAATCGGACCTCCCGCTCGGGCAAGGCGATGGTGGTTACGCGCTGTTCGTGGGGCGTTTGAGTGAAGAAAAGGGCTTGAAAGTTCTGCTGGACGCATGGAACCTGCTGACCCAGCCCATCCCACTGAAGGTGATCGGGGATGGTCCGCTCAGGCATTTGCTCGATCAACCGCAGGAAAACGTGGAGTACTTGGGGCGTTTGGACCAGGCGGCTGTCTACCAGACAATGGCAGACGCGGCGATGTTGATTTTGCCGTCTCACTGTGCTGAATCATTTGGCCGGGTGGTCGTCGAAGCGTTTGCGTGCGGAACACCGGTTGTGTGCGCGAACCAAGGTGGTCAAGCTGAGCTGGTACACCCATCCGTGGGGGCCTTGTTTCGCAGCGGCGACGCGGAGGAATTGGCCTCGGTGGTGGACGGTTTTGTTCAGAACGCGGAGCAAACCATTGCGATGCGTGAAATGGCTCGTCGGGAGTACGAATCCAAGTACACCGCGGCGATCAACCACGATCAACTGATTGCGATCTATCAAGCCGCTTTGAAAGCTCGCGGACGAAACGAAGTGGGCCGCATGGGCGATCCGGATTTGCGAATTGATTCGCAGCACTCGCCCAACGCAGCGAACGAGCCGCATGGTTCGGCGGCCACGCTGACACAAAACGAAACCGATTCCCCCGAACATATCTCGCACCCCGAACAGGCTCATGACGAACCGATGCGTGGTCACGACCAGCTGGGACGACGGGCATCCTCAGGATCAACGCTTGGCTGAGTTACTGGACCGCTATGGATTGGCGGCCACGTTCTACATCCCTCGCCATTCACAGCTCGAAACGTTGCCCGAAGAGAAAATCCGTGAGTTGAGCCAGCGGTTTGAGATCGGTGCTCACACGATGGAGCACTTGGCGTTGACGACGTTGCCAGATGTGGAGGCGGAGCGTCAGATTCATGACAGCGGGGCTTGGGTCGCGGACGTGACCGGGGAACCGTGTGCGATGTTTTGCCCACCGCTGGGAAAGTACCAACGGGAGCACGTCAACGCGATCGCGCGGCATGGTTTCATCGGCTATCGGACGGTGGAGTTGCTGAGAATTGATCCGCCCAAACGTCGCGTTCGTGGTGATTACGTTCGTGGCGACAAGGGCTGGGAGTTGTCGTCCATGCCGACCTCCGTGCAGGCTCATCCCCACCCGCGTTCGGTCTACGTTCGCAACGCGATCAAACGAGCTTCCTGGAGCCCGCTCCACTGCGCTTGGACGATGGCGGGGAAAACCGATTGGGTGGGATTGGCCGAGCTGATGCTGACTCGGGCAGCACAAACGGGGGGCGTCTTCCATCTGTGGGGGCACAGCTGGGAAATCGAGGAAAACGAACAATGGGCGAACCTCGAAAAGGTGTTCGCCATGCTTTCGCAGGCCGTTGAGTCCGGCTGGGCGGTGACAGCGAGCAATGGAGAGGTGTGTTCCGCCGAAAGCCCCGCTTCCCTTTTTTGACAACTCGCATAGAGTTAAATAGGCGACGAGTGGAATCAGACTCGCTGCACGGAGGTTGCACCGTCGCCAATCCTTGACGCGACTCCACCGACCGAACACACACGCCATACCATTCGAACATGCCGAACGAGCAGGACATTTACGAAGAGCACGTGCTGGATCACTACGAAGATCCATACCACCGCGGGACGCTGGATTCCGCCAGCCACATGGACGAGGGGAAGAACCCGTTGTGCGGTGATCGGATCGTCATCACGCTGCGACTGGATGATTCCGGGAAGGTTGCGGAGGCTTGGTTTGAAGGCGAAGGCTGTGTGATCAGCCAGGCCTCTGCATCGATGCTGATCGAGCTGATGGAAGGCAAAACGATCGACGAAGTGAAAGCTTTCACGGCGGAAGAAATGCTGGAGTTGTTCGGTCCCAAGCTGACCCCCAACCGCCAAAAATGCTGCCTGTTGTCGTGGAAGATTCTGCAATCAGCGTTGCATTCCCCCGTCAACGAAGACGGTGATTCGTCGGCACCGGGCGGCCCATCGCTCGGGGAAGAGCAGTGAGCGTGAACGCATCCACCTTGCCGTTGGACGTCGCAAAAATTCGCGACGACTTCCCGATCTTGAACACTCAATCGGCCAGTGGTCGACCGCTGGTGTATTTCGACAACGCGGCCAGCACGCAGCGTCCCAATGCGGTCATCGACGCGATGAGCCGTTGCTATCAGGAATACTACAGCAACGTTCACCGTGGAATTCACACGCTGAGCGAAGCGTCGACGGGGGCCTACGAGAGTGCGCGAGCGACCGTGGCTTCGTTCATGAATGCTTCGACGACCAACGAGGTCATCTTTGCCGCAGGAACCACCGCGGCCATCAACACGGTGGCGAGATCCTGGGGCGACCAGCATCTTTCGTCGGGCGACGTGATCTTGTTGTTGATCAGCGAGCATCATGCCAACATTGTTCCTTGGCATCAGTTGGCCGAACGCGTGGGCTGCCGGGTGGAGTTTATCGCCATCAACGACGACTTTTTGATCGATGACGAGGCGGTTGCCTCCGCCATTCAGACGCACCAACCCAAGTTGTTCGCCTTTGGCGCCGCCAGCAACACGCTGGGCACGGAGTACCCGGTCAAGCGTTGGACACAGCTGGCTCATGAGGCGGGTGCGACCGTGTTGATCGATGCGGCCCAAGCCGCTCCACACTGGCAGCTGGACGTGCAGGACTGGAATGCCGACTTTGTCGTCTTCAGCGGCCACAAGGTTTGTGGTCCGACGGGAATTGGTGTGCTTTGGGGACGCGAAAGTTTACTGGATTCGATGCCTCCGTTTTTGGGCGGTGGTGGAATGATCGACACGGTGACGACCGATGGGTTCACGTCCCATTCCTTGCCCGAAAAATTCGAAGCCGGCACACCGCCGATTGTCGAAGCGATCGGACTGGAAGCGGCCCTGAAGTACTTGACCGAAATCGGCATGGACAACATTCATGCTCATGAACGTCAGCTTGGCTCACGTGCCGACGCGGGACTGCGTGAGATCGCTGGCGTCCGTGTGATTGGGCCCACCCCGGAGCACAAAGGCGGGATCAATAGCTTCGTGGTTGAAGGTGTTCACGCACACGACGTCTCGCAGTTTCTCGATGGTCAAGGTGTCGCCGTTCGCGCGGGGCATCATTGCACGATGCCGCTGCACAATGCGATTGGCGTTTCCGCGACCTCGCGAGCGAGTTGCTATTTCTACAACACGATGGATGAAGTCGACGTGTTTTTGCAAGCGGTTTCGGACGTGCGAGATCGTTTCGCGAAAACCGGACGTCGTCGTCGTTCACGCGCGAGTCGATCGGAGACATGAGCGACCCCACGCAGTTCTCGCTGTTTGATTCCAGCGATGACAAACCGACCAAGGCGACCAAGGCGACGCCCCCGAAACGCAAAGTCGCCAAGAAGACGCGGCAAACCTCGACCAGCGAAGATGCGATCTCGATCAGTGAGCTGACTCGACAGATCAAATCGACGGTTGAGTCCGGATTCCCCTCGGTTTGGGTTGCGGGTGAAATCACCGACATCGCTCGGCCGCGAAGCGGGCACCTGTACTTCACACTCAAAGACGATCGTGCGCAAATTCGTGGCGTGATGTGGCGAAGCGTTGCTGAGCGTTTGCCGTTTGAACTGGACGACGGGCAAAGCGTTCTTTGCCTGGGCGACGTGGAGGTCTACGCCGCGCGGGGTTCCTATCAGTTGGTCGTTCGCAAGTGCCAACCGCAAGGCATGGGGGCTCTGCAGCTCGCCTTTGCACAGTTGCAAGCAAAACTGCAAGCAGAAGGTTTGTTCGAACCGGAACGCAAACGTTTGCTGCCGCGTGTGCCTCGGCGGGTCGCGATTGTGACCAGTCCCACGGGGGCTGCGATCCAAGACTTTTTGCAGGCCGCAGCGCAACGTCACGCCGGCATCGAAATCGTCTTGATTCCGGCCAGCGTCCAAGGTCCCGGCAGTGTCGAATCGCTGATCGATGGGATGCGAGCGGCTCACCGGATGCGACCTCAGCCCGATGTGTTGATCGTTTCGCGAGGCGGTGGATCGCTGGAAGATCTCTGGTCCTTCAATGACGAGAAACTGGTGCGGGCGATCGCTGCGTCAAGGATTC includes these proteins:
- the sufU gene encoding Fe-S cluster assembly sulfur transfer protein SufU, with protein sequence MPNEQDIYEEHVLDHYEDPYHRGTLDSASHMDEGKNPLCGDRIVITLRLDDSGKVAEAWFEGEGCVISQASASMLIELMEGKTIDEVKAFTAEEMLELFGPKLTPNRQKCCLLSWKILQSALHSPVNEDGDSSAPGGPSLGEEQ
- a CDS encoding GumC family protein, with translation MNERSFAEADHFRPLRLNDLWRAVARHRFSAVLWTIVLLPVLAFGVFLIPAQFDSYGQLLIRLGRGAVSMDPTATLSPTVSLQDSRASQVNSVREMLQSRAIAQKVVREVGVERILEPRSVLSKTMQKISSILPGGTPKPMGDLSAEEVEAQLAEEMAINAFQESMNLFMAKDAYTIDLEVRTEDPFLSRDLLNALVQIYRQHHAMAHSSLGASEFFEEQSELSYKRAVEAKEKLRVAKTERGIIDIGSAQSALRSLISQVESNLVDVEYELASAVSERARLIEQVGDQPETLQTQTIRGIPKATGDSMRQALYELEVRYKEQSLKLSDDHPKLKVLREQLAAATEISRSEQGERPQTTESTNPVRQALVMSLQQTETRLSGLESKHENLKSQAESLKDELTQLNRDEVQLAELSWETDLAEAEYMRTAENRDNARLIDRLSSGAVSEIAVVQEPSLGLKKVKPKRSILLVLAAMLAVGFGIVQALIRGLLATPHAAEMDSNRQPPTRRRSDAGHGRYRGTDSVRGFNKPPESEPVAETEENGGLTTVPR
- the xseA gene encoding exodeoxyribonuclease VII large subunit, which produces MSDPTQFSLFDSSDDKPTKATKATPPKRKVAKKTRQTSTSEDAISISELTRQIKSTVESGFPSVWVAGEITDIARPRSGHLYFTLKDDRAQIRGVMWRSVAERLPFELDDGQSVLCLGDVEVYAARGSYQLVVRKCQPQGMGALQLAFAQLQAKLQAEGLFEPERKRLLPRVPRRVAIVTSPTGAAIQDFLQAAAQRHAGIEIVLIPASVQGPGSVESLIDGMRAAHRMRPQPDVLIVSRGGGSLEDLWSFNDEKLVRAIAASRIPTVSAVGHEIDVTLADLVADVRALTPTDAASRVLPDRESMIAALDALGEMMTRNLFRRVQSERQRLENWESRPVFQNPFELVHDRSRDLDDWDERGRSAIWRRLEQARSKLATVAAAQSALSPLAVLSRGYSVTQTESGQVVRSPSDVQPGQTLRTRLTGGDVFSVVAPPESNDDPTGAS
- a CDS encoding glycosyltransferase family 4 protein; the encoded protein is MLESFGHEVTRFTRMNDSMSGAGAITNARMTVWNSGLAREIQAAVKQNQIDVVHFHNTFPAISPAAIKAAHEAGAATVLTLHNSRILCPKAVCFRDGQPCTDCVAARFATPAIRHACFHDSRLASGVVAVTNWLHRTSKTYQRYLNVAIAPTQFVKTRYEESGHPMPPIAVKPHFVESDLPLGQGDGGYALFVGRLSEEKGLKVLLDAWNLLTQPIPLKVIGDGPLRHLLDQPQENVEYLGRLDQAAVYQTMADAAMLILPSHCAESFGRVVVEAFACGTPVVCANQGGQAELVHPSVGALFRSGDAEELASVVDGFVQNAEQTIAMREMARREYESKYTAAINHDQLIAIYQAALKARGRNEVGRMGDPDLRIDSQHSPNAANEPHGSAATLTQNETDSPEHISHPEQAHDEPMRGHDQLGRRASSGSTLG
- a CDS encoding polysaccharide deacetylase family protein; translated protein: MAELLDRYGLAATFYIPRHSQLETLPEEKIRELSQRFEIGAHTMEHLALTTLPDVEAERQIHDSGAWVADVTGEPCAMFCPPLGKYQREHVNAIARHGFIGYRTVELLRIDPPKRRVRGDYVRGDKGWELSSMPTSVQAHPHPRSVYVRNAIKRASWSPLHCAWTMAGKTDWVGLAELMLTRAAQTGGVFHLWGHSWEIEENEQWANLEKVFAMLSQAVESGWAVTASNGEVCSAESPASLF
- a CDS encoding aminotransferase class V-fold PLP-dependent enzyme, with translation MNASTLPLDVAKIRDDFPILNTQSASGRPLVYFDNAASTQRPNAVIDAMSRCYQEYYSNVHRGIHTLSEASTGAYESARATVASFMNASTTNEVIFAAGTTAAINTVARSWGDQHLSSGDVILLLISEHHANIVPWHQLAERVGCRVEFIAINDDFLIDDEAVASAIQTHQPKLFAFGAASNTLGTEYPVKRWTQLAHEAGATVLIDAAQAAPHWQLDVQDWNADFVVFSGHKVCGPTGIGVLWGRESLLDSMPPFLGGGGMIDTVTTDGFTSHSLPEKFEAGTPPIVEAIGLEAALKYLTEIGMDNIHAHERQLGSRADAGLREIAGVRVIGPTPEHKGGINSFVVEGVHAHDVSQFLDGQGVAVRAGHHCTMPLHNAIGVSATSRASCYFYNTMDEVDVFLQAVSDVRDRFAKTGRRRRSRASRSET